The sequence GACGAGCTGCACGCGCTCGGCATCGACACCCGCATCGGGATCGCCGCCACCGGCATCCAGCCGGGCGCCGGGCACGACCTGGTCGCCCTCGGTGATGGCACGCAGCTGCCCGCAGAGCTGATCGTGCTCTCGGTCGGCGTGCGACCCGACACCACTGCGTTCGAGGCCGCAGGGGTGAGGTGCGAGCGGAGCGCGATCGTGGTGGACGAGCACGGCCGCACCTCCGTTCCCGGCATCTGGGCCGTGGGCGATGCGACGGTGAGCACCGACGCCGTCACCGGAGACCGCCGCCCCGTCGCCCTGGCGGGACCAGCGAACCGTGCGGGGCGGCTCGTGGCCGACGACATCCTCCGACCCGGCACCGCCCGGCCGATCCCGCACCCGGTGGGCACCGCGATCGTGCGCATCGGCTCGTTGACGGCTGCGCTCACGGGTGCGAACCGCGCTGCGCTCGATGCCGCCGGCAGCGTCTACCGGACGATCCATCTGCACCCGAACCAGCACGCCGGGTACTTCCCCGGAGCGAGCCAGCTCCACCTGATCGTCCACTTCCGCGAATCGGACGGGCTGCTGCTCGGCGCACAGGCGGTCGGTGCGCAAGGGGTGGACAAGCGCATCGACGTGCTCGCCACCGCCATTCGCGCAGGAATGACCGTAGAAGACCTGATCGATCTGGATCTGGCCTATTCGCCGCCCTACGGACAGGCCAAGGACCCGGTGAACCTCGCCGGGATGCTCGGGGAGAACGTCCGCACCGGAACGCTCGCACTCTGGTACGCGCAGGACGTGGACCGGATCCTCGCGGAAGCGTTCGTCCTCGACACGCGCAGCCGGGCGGAGTTCGCCACCGGGCATCTGCCCGGCGCGCTGAACATCCCTCATACCGAGCTGCGCGAACGTCTCGGCGAGGTCCGCACCGCGTCCGAAGGGCGTCCTGTCCGCGTGATGTGCGCCTCCGGAGTGCGCTCGGCGATCGCGCACCGCGTCCTGGCACAGGCGGGGTTCGATTCCGCCTCCCTGTCCGGGGGCATCCTCACCCTCCAGGCCGCGCTCGCAGACCGCGCCGCCGAGCTCCTCCGATTCGACGAGGCGATGCAGCATGCCTGAGCCCCGCCGGCACATCGACATCACCGGACCGTCCCCGACCGAGAGGAACCCCATGCGCACGACCGACCCCGAGGTGCAGCGTCGCATCGTGCACCGACTGCGCCGCGCCCGCGGCCAGCTCGATGCCGTCATCAACGCGGTCGAGCAGGAGAAGCCCTGTCGTGACATCGTCACCCAGCTCGCCGCCGTCTCCAGCGCCCTCGACCGCGCCGGCTTCGCGATCGTGTCCACCGCGATGAAGGACTGCCTCAGCGACCCCGACGCCGCCCTCGCCGAAGACGGCATCACCACCGAAGAGCTCGAGAAGCTCTTCATGATGCTCGCCTGACCCCGCCCGCAGACAAGACACCGAGGAGAACGCCTATGTGCCAGCAAGTCACCTGCTCACGCTGCGGCCGACCGACATGGACCGGGTGCGGTCAGCACATCGAGGTCGCACTCGCCGGAGTGCCCGAGGCCGACCGCTGCCACTGCCCGGCCGTCTGACCGTGGGCTCGGCACGACCTGCAAGGCCTGCGCTGGGACCACCTGGACCGGTTTCGGTCAGCACATCGGCCAGGTCGGTCCCCGTCGGCGGGGAGGGCGATGCGCGGTAGGTTGTATCCGTGAACGCCAGCCCCGCAGACCAGCGCCGCCTCGTCGAGGTGGCCCAGCTCGACGCCCGGATCCGTCACGCCGACAACGCCCGCAAGAACCCGCCGCAGGCGAGCCGCGTTCAGGAGCTGCTGTCCCGCCGTCAGGAGCTGTCGCGCGAGCTGTCGACGCGGCTGGGCGTGCGTGATGACCTCCGTGCGGAGCTCGCGCGAATCGAGTCCGACGTCGTCGTGGTCGACGCGCGCGCCGCCCGCGACACCGAGCGCCTCGCCGCGTCGAGCAACTCGAAGCAGGCTCAAGGCTTCGAGAGCGAGCTCGCGGCTCTCGCCCGGCGCAAGAGCGATCTGGAAGACGCCGAGCTGGCGGTGATGGAGCGCCTGGAGGCTGCCGATGCCGCGGTGGCGGAGCAGGAGGCGCTGATCGCGGCCACGAACGCCGAGGGATCCGAGCTGAGCGCCGAGGGAAAGCGTGCCGTCGCCGAGGCGACCGCCGCCTTCGACGCGGCGACGCGTGACCGCGCGGCGATCGCCGGGACCGTGCCCGCCGACCTGCTTGCGCTGTACGAGAGGGTCGCGGCGCGCAGCGCGGGCGCGGCGCTGCTGCGCCGCCGCACGTGCGAGGGCTGTCACATGGTGCTCTCGGGCACCGACCTCAACGCGCTGCGGCAGACACCCGAGGATGAGGTCGTCACGTGCCCCGAGTGCGGCTGCATCCTGGTGCGCGACGAGGAGTCCGGGCTGTGACACGAAGTGGACTCGGCTGACACGCCGGCCTGGATCGTCCTCGGCCGGGCGGATGACACCACCGTCGCGGCACTTCTCGACCCGACAGGCCGGGAGTACGCGCGTGAGCAGTTCGCGGCATCCGTCGAGGCCGAGTGGATCGCGCAGGCGGAAGCGCGGTTCGCGCCGCGCTGGGTGTGGCACGACACGCCCCGGTGGTACCCGTCCCTGCTCGACCGCGGCATCCGCGTGGCGCGCTGCCACGACCTGAGGCTCTGTCACGCGATCCTGCGCTCGTCGATGCTCGTCGATCCTGGGGCGGAGGTCCGCCACGCGAGCGGATGGGATGCCGCGCCCGCGGTCGACAGCGCCGGCACGGCGCCCGCCCTGTTCACTCTGGACGACGCGTCGATCCCGAGCGGGCCGCCTTCCGATGCCGATGCCGCGATCGCGGAGTTCGCGCGGCAGCGTCAGGCGATCGCCGGCAGCACCGATCACGGCAGGCTCCGTCTGCTCACGGCGGCGGAATCCGCCGGCGCGCTGGTCGCGGCGGAGATGCGTGCGGCCGGCCTGCCGTGGGATGTCGCCGAGCACGATCGCATCCTGGTCGAGAGCCTCGGCGAGCGCAGCCCGAGCGGTGGGCAGCCTGCGAAGCTCGCCGCGGCGGCCGCGCGCGTCCGGGACGCGCTCGGAGATCCGGCCGCGAGCCTCGACTCGCAGCCGAAGCTCCTGCGGGCGCTGCACCGGGTCGGTGTGCTGGTGGATTCCACGAGCCGATGGGAACTGGCTCAGCAGCGGCACCCCGTCGTCGAACCGCTCCTGGAGTACAAGAAGCTCGCGCGGCTGCTGTCGGCGAACGGCTGGTCATGGGTCGACGAGTGGGTCACCGGGGGGCGCTTCCGGCCGGTGTACGTGCCCGGGGGCGTCGTGACAGGCCGATGGGCGTCGTCCGGCGGCGGTGCGCTGCAGCTTCCCCGGCAGCTGCGCGAGGCGGTCCGCGCTGATCCCGGCTGGCGTCTGGTGGTGGCCGACGTCGCGCAACTCGAGCCCCGCGTGCTCGCCGCGATGGCGGGCGACCTGTCCCTCGCGGCGGCGGCGCGAGGTCGCGACCTGTACGCCGGCATCGTCGAAAGCGGCACGGTCGCGACACGGTCCGAGGCCAAGATCGCGATGCTCGGAGCGATGTACGGCGCGACGACGGGGGAGTCCGGCCGGCTCGTGCCGCGTCTGCGCCGCGCCTACCCGAAGGCGATGGGCCTGGTCGACGATGCGGCCCGCGTCGGCGAGGATGGCGGGCTGGTCTCGACGTGGCTCGGCCGCACCTCGCCGCCGCCGTCCTCGACCTGGTCGGACGCGCAGTCGCGCGCGACCGAGGCCGAGGCATCCGGGGCCGACGAGACCCGCGCCCGTCGCTGGGCACGCGACCGCGGCCGGTTCACGCGCAACTTCGTGGTGCAGGGCACCGCCGCCGAGTGGGCGCTCGCGTGGCTCGCCGACCTGCGCACGCGTCTGTCGGCGATCGCGCCGGTCGCCGCGGAGGCGAGCGCGCCGTCGTCGGGCCCGGCGTTCGCCCGGCGCCCGCATATCGCGTTCTTCCTGCACGACGAGGTCATCGTCCACACTCCGGTCGAGCACGCCGAGGCCGCCGCCCAGGCGGTGACGGATGCCGCGAGCACCGCCGGGCGGATCCTCTTCGGCGAGTTCCCGATCGACTTCCCGCTCGACGTGCGCGTCGCCGACACCGCGCTCAAGGACTGAGCAGCTCGGAGGCCGCATCCAGGCCGCGACGATAGACTCGCACCCGCGAATGGGTCGGCTGGACGGTCGCGTCGCGGGCGGTTCGCCGCCCCGCGCCGAGGAACGTCCGGGCTCCACAGGGCAGGGCGGTGGGTAACACCCACCCGGAGCGATCCGCGAGACAGTGCCACAGAGAGCAGACCGCCGGGACGCGAGTCCCGGTAAGGGTGAAAGGGTGGTGTAAGAGACCACCGGGGTCGCGGTGACGCGGCCCGCAAGGTAAACCTCGCCCGGAGCAAGGCCAGACAGGGGATGACGACGCGGCCCGCCGAGTCCCCGGGTAGGCCGCTGGAGCGGCACGGCAACGTGTCGCCGAGAGAGATGACCGTCCACGGGGCTTCGCCCCCGGACAGAACCCGGCGTACAGGCCGGCCCATTCGCGCTCTCGTCGGCCCCGGCGCCGAGGCGTCAGTCGCGCGCGAGCGCCGCCGCCCCGATGATGCCGGCATTGTTGCGATGCACCGCCGGCACGATCGGAGTCTTGAGATCGAGCAGGTGCAGGAACTGGTCCGAGTGCTTCGACACTCCGCCGCCGACGACGAACAGGTCGGGGCTGAAGAGGAACTCGATGTGGCTGTAGTACCACTGCAGGCGCTTGGCCCACTGCTGCCACGTCAGGTCGTCGCGCTCCATGGCCGAGTACGCGGCGTAGGCCTCGGCATCCCTCCCGTGCTTCGCACGCTGCACGTGCCCGAGCTCGGAGTTGGGCACCAGGACTCCGTTGTACAGCAGTGCCGAGCCGATGCCGGTGCCGAGGGTCGTGAGGATGGTCAGGCCCGGCTGGCCCTTCGCCGCGCCGTATCGCACCTCGGCGACGCCGGCGACATCGGCGTCGTTGGCGAAGTGGATGTCGCGTCCGAGGCCGTCCTCGAAGAACTTCTCGGCCTCGAAGTCGATCCAGTCGTCCGAGACGTTCGCCGCAGACAGCGTGCGGCCGTTCTTCACGATCGCCGGGAACGCGACGCCCAGCGGCACCGACGCGTCGTCCTCGACGCCGAGGGTCGAGAGCACCTCGGTCACGGCGGCGAGCACATCGGGCGGATGTGCACCCGCGGGCGTCGCGACCTTCACGCGATCGCTCACGAGCTCGCCGCGCTCGAGGTCCACGATGCCCGCCTTGATGCCGGTTCCGCCGATGTCCACGCCTACCGCGCGCGCTGCCTCAGATGCCATGGCCACAGCCTAGCCAGGCGGCCGCACGCGGTCGGAAGCGGGTCGACGCCGACGCGGCGCGGATCAGTAGGATCGTGCTGACGGCGGCGGTGCCCGCGATCGGGAGGAGTGCAGGATGAGCGGTGACAGCGAGAAGTACTGGTACAACCTCAAGACCGGGGACGTCGAGAAGGGGTACGAATCGCCCTCCGTCGATCGCGCGGGTCCCTTCGAAACGCCGGAGGAGGCCGCCCGCGCCCCCGAGATCATGCGCGAGCGCTCCCGCGCGTGGGCCGAGGACGAAGCGCGCGACGACTCGTGGGGGGATGGCGAGTCCGGCAAGTCGACCCGCGACCAGTAGTCTGGCATCGGCCGCGATCGGCCCGGCGGTGCAGGCACCGGAGAGGATGCGATGGACAAGCAGCGTGACTTCGTTCTGAGGACCATCGAGGAGCGGGGCGTGAAGTTCGTCCGGCTGTGGTTCACCGATGTGATCGGAACGCTCAAGTCGGTCGCCATCGCGCCCGCAGAGGTCGAGGGCGCCTTCAGCGAGGGCCTCGGTTTCGACGGATCCGCGATCGAGGGGCTCACGCGCTCGTACGAGTCGGATCTGCTCGCGCATCCCGACCCCACCACGTTCCAGATCCTGCCCTGGCGCGGCGAGATCGACCCCACGGCCCGCATGTTCTGCGACATCACGACGCCCGACGGTCAGCCGGCCGTCGCCGACCCGCGGCACGTGCTCAAGCGCACGCTCGCGAAGGCGGCGGACTCCGGGTTCACTTTCTACACGCACCCCGAGATCGAGTTCTACCTGCTGAAGTCGTCGGCGTTTGGCGCCGAGGGGCCGGAGCCCGTCGATTCCGCCGGCTACTTCGACAACGTGCCGGGAGGCACTGCGCACGACTTCCGCCGCCGCTCGGTGCGCATGCTCGAAGACCTGGGGATCTCGGTCGAGTTCAGCCACCACGAGGGCGGCCCGGGCCAGAACGAGATCGACCTGCGCTACGCCGATGCACTGGCGACCGCCGACAACATCATGACGTTCCGCACCGTCATCAAGGAGGTCGCGATCGAGCAGGGCGTCTACGCGACGTTCATGCCGAAGCCGATGACCGGCAAGCCCGGCAGCGGCATGCACACGCACATGTCGCTGTTCGAAGGAGACATGAACGCGTTCTACGAGGAGGGCGCCCAGTACCAGCTCTCCAAGGTCGGGCGCCAGTTCATCGCCGGCCTGCTCCGCCACGCCAACGAGATCTCGGCGGTGACGAACCAGTTCGTCAACTCCTACAAGCGGCTGTGGGGCGGAGACGAGGCCCCGAGCTTCATCTGCTGGGGTCACAACAATCGCTCCGCGCTCGTGCGAGTGCCGCTGTACAAGCCCAACAAGGGCCAGTCCTCGCGCGTGGAGTACCGTGCACTGGACTCCGCCGCGAACCCGTACCTGTCGTTCGCTCTCATGCTCGCAGCCGGTCTGAAGGGCATCGAGGGCGAGTACGAGCTGCCCCCCGAGGCGGAAGACAACGTGTGGTCGCTGACGGATGCCGAGCGTCGCGCGCTCGGCTACGCGCCGCTGCCGGCGAGCCTCGATCACGCGCTGGAGTACATGGAGGAGTCCGAGCTCGTCGCCGAGACGCTGGGCGAGCAGGTCTTCAACTACGTGCTGCTGAACAAGCGCCGCGAGTGGCAGGAGTACCGATCGCAGGTGACGCACTTCGAGCTCAAGAGCAACCTCGAGATGCTCTGACCTCGTCGCGCGAATGTCTGCGAGCGAACGATCGGGCTCTCTGACGCCGCTGGCGCGGCTGGGGTTCGGCCGCCTCACCGAGGCCGAGGCGCTCCTGGCTGAGCTGCACGATGCCGCCGGGATCCCGCGGGAGCGGGCTCTGGACGGCGCCGCCGGCGCGGCGGACCCCGACGAGGCGCTGCACGCGGTCACACGGCTCGCGCGCCGCGACGCCGGGGCCGTCCGGCAGGCCGCCGGGCACGATCGCGCGTGGCGCGTGCTGTGGGCGCTGCTGGGCGCGTCGACGGGCTTCGGCGAGTTCTTCCTGCGGCATCCCGCCGAGCTCGCAGAGCTCGCCGATGCGGGGGACGTGCTGCCGACGGATGCCGAGATGCGCGCATCGCTGCTGGATGCCGTCGGTGCCGTCGAGGGATTCGCCGACGACGGCGGTGAGACGGCATGGGTGGCGCTTCGTGCCCGCTATCGCCGGATCCTCGCCCGCATCGCCGCCTACGACCTGCTGAGCGCGTCTCCGGTGGACGAGATCGCGGCCGTCTCGGCCGCCCTCGCTGATGCCGCGGGCGCCGCGCTGGAGGCCTCCCTCGCCGTCGCCCGCACCCGTGTCTCGCGCGGCGCCGCCGGAGCCGGCCTGTTCCCGCGGGAGGACGTGGCGCGCACCCGGCTCGCGATCATCGGCATGGGCAAGACCGGCGCGCGTGAGCTGAACTACGTCAGCGACGTGGACGTGATCTACGTCGCCGGAGCCGACGATGCCGTGATCGACGAGCTGGGGGAGAGCCGCGTCGTCGACATCGCCACCCGGCTCGCCGTCCAGACGATGCGCGGCATCTCCGAGATCGAGGTCGAGCCGCCGCTGTGGGAGGTCGACGCGAACCTGCGCCCCGAGGGCAAGCAGGGCGCCCTGGTGCGCACCCTCGACTCGCACCTGGCGTACTACGAGCGGTGGGCGAAGAGCTGGGAGTTCCAGGCTCTGCTCAAGGCACGCCCGATCGCAGGCGACCCCGCGCTCGCGCAGGCCTATCTCGACGCGGTGCAGCCGAAGGTGTGGACCAGCGCGGCGCGCGAGAACTTCGTCGACAGCGTGCAGCGGATGCGGGAACGCGTCACCGAGCACATCCCCGCGGACGACGTGCCGTACCAGATCAAGCTCGGCCCGGGCGGGATCCGCGACATCGAGTTCACCGTGCAGCTGCTCCAGCTCGTGCACGGACTCACCGACGACCGCATCCGGCAGCGGGGAACGCTCGAGGCTCTGGACGCGCTCGTCGACCAGGGGTACATCGGCCGTGCCGAGGCATCCGCATTCTCGCGCGACTACCGTGTGCTGCGTCTGCTCGAGCATCGCGTGCAGCTGCGTCGCCTGCGTCGCACGCACCTCATGCCGGCGCGCCCCGAAGACCTGCGCGTGCTCGCGCGGGCTTCCGGACTCGCCGACACCGGCGACGGTGTGTGGCAGCTGTGGGAGTCCGTCAAACGCGAGGTGCGCGACATCCATGTGCGGCTCTTCTACCGGCCGCTGCTGTCGGCGGTGGCGGCGCTTCCGGCCGACGAACGACTGCTCTCGCCTCAGCAGGCGCATGACCGGCTGGCCGCGATCGGCTTCGCCGACCCCGCCGGCGCGCTGCGGCACATCGCGGCGCTCACCAGCGGGCTGAGCCGGAAGGCGACGATCCAGCGGCATCTGATGCCGGTCATGATCCGGTGGTTCGCCGACGGCGTCGATCCGGACTACGGTCTCATCGCGTTCCGGCGGCTGAGTGAGCGCCTCGGCGACACGCACTGGTTCCTGCGGATGCTGCGCGACTCGTCCGGCGCCGCCGAGAGCCTCTCGCGCGTGCTCGCCGGATCGCGGTACGTGGGCGAGCTGATGGAGTGGATCCCCGAGTCCGCCGCGTGGCTCGACGATCCCGACCTGCTGCGGCCGCGCTCCGGCGTGGCGCTGCAGGACGAGGCGCGCGCCATCCAGACCCGCCATGACACCACGATCGACGCGATGCGCGCGGTGCGAGCACTTCGTCGGCGCGAACAGCTGCGCATCGCGATGGCTGCCATCCTCGGCTCGGTCACGATCGAGGAGATCGCCGAGGCGCTGACCACCATCACCGACGTCACGATCCAGGCCACGCTGCGGGCGGTGCGGCGCGAGATCGTGCCGGCCGAGGACTCCGCCCTCGATTTCTCGGTGATCGCGATGGGCCGCTTCGGCGGAGCCGAGCTGGGTTTCGGGTCGGACGCCGACGTCATGTACGTGTATCGCCCCAACGGCGTGGATCCGCAGCGTGCACACGAGCTCGCCCTCAAGCTCGTCTCGGCGCTGCGCACCCACTCCGAGGATCAGCGCGTGCCGCTCGAGCTGGACGCCGACCTGCGGCCGGAGGGCCGCAACGGGCCCATGGCGCGCTCGCTCGACGCGTACGCCGAGTACTACCGGCGGTGGGCGCTCCCCTGGGAGGCGCAGGCCCTTCTGCGCGCGCGCGGCGTCGCCGGCAGCGTCAAGCTGATCGGCGATTTCATCGCCCTCGCCGACCAGGTTCGCTACCCGAGCGCGGTCGAGCCGAACGCCGTGCGCGAGATCAAGCGCATCAAGGCCCGTGTCGAGAGCGAGCGGCTGCCGCAGGGGGTGGACCCGTCGCGGCACCTCAAACTCGGCCCTGGCTCGCTCAGCGACGTGGAGTGGCTCGTGCAGCTGCTGCAGCTGCAGCACGCGCATGCCGTACCCGGGCTGCGCACGACGTCGACGCTCGGCGCGCTCCGCGCCGCCGCGGACGCCGGGCTGGTGCCCGCCAACGCGGCCGGCCGCCTCGCCGAGGCGTGGCGGCTCGCGAGCCGCCTGCGGTCGGCCAACACGCTGCTCTCGGGGCAGACGAGCGACGTCCTGCCCGTGGACCGCAAGAAGCTCGACGGGATCGGCCGCCTCCTCGAGTACCCCCCGCGCTCGGCGACGCAGGTCGAGGAGGACTACCTCGGCACCACGCGTCGCGCGCGCCGCGTGTTCGAGAAGCTCTTCTACGGCTAGCGACGGATGCCGCGCCGCGGCGTCGTGCGGCGGGCCGCGGCATCCGTCGGCGAACGCGAAGGGGCCCCGGGTCGAAACCCGGGGCCCCTTCGCTGCCGGAAACCGTCAGACGCCGAAGTACAGCTCGTACTCGAACGGGTGCGGACGTGCGTTGATCGGCTGGATCTCGTTCTCGATCTTGTACTCGATCCAAGTCTCGATCAGCTCGGGCGTGAACACGTTGCCGCGCGTCAGGAACTCCTGGTCGGCGCGGAGCGCCTCGAGCGAGTCGAGCAGCGAGTTCGGCACCTGCGGGATGTTCTTCGCCTCCTCGGGGGGAAGCTCGTAAAGGTCCTTGTCAACGGGCTCGTGCGGCTCGATGCGGTTGATGATGCCGTCGATGCCGGCCATCAGCTGGGCGGCGAACGCGAGATACGGGTTGCCCGAGGAGTCCGGCGCACGGAACTCGATGCGCTTGGCCTTCGGGTTGGATCCGGTGATCGGGATGCGGATCGCCGCGGAGCGGTTGCCGGCCGAGTACACGAGGTTGACCGGAGCCTCGTAGCCCTTCACCAGGCGCTTGTACGAGTTGAGCGTGGGGTTGGTGAACGCCAGGACCGCCGGCGCGTGCGCCAGCAGCCCGCCGATGTACCAGCGGGCGGTGTCGGAGAGCTGCGCGTAGCCCTTCTCGTCGAAGAACAGCGGCTTGCCGTCCAGCCACAGCGACTGGTGCGTGTGCATGCCCGAGCCGTTGTCGCCGAACAGCGGCTTCGGCATGAAGGTCGCGACCTTGCCCCACTCGTTGGCGACGTTCTTGACGATGTACTTGAACTTCAGGATGTCGTCGGCCGCGTGCACCATCGTGTCGAAGCGGTAGTTGATCTCCTGCTGGCCGCCGGTGCCCACCTCATGGTGCGCGCGCTCGAGGTGCAGCCCCGACTCGATGAGCCGCAAGCTGATGTCGTCACGCAGGTCGGCGGTCTTGTCGACCGGCGACACCGGGAAGTAGCCGCCCTTGTACGGCGTCTTGTTGGCGAGGTTGCCGCCGTCCTCGACGCGACCCGAGTTCCAGGCGCCCTCCTCGGAGTCCACGGAGTAGAAGCTCGAGTTCTGCTTCACCTCGTAGCGGACGTCGTCGAAGATGTAGAACTCGGCCTCGGGGGCGAAGAACGCGGTGTCGGCGATGCCCGTGGAGGCGAGGTACTTCTCGGCCTTCTTCGCGACCTGGCGCGGGTCCTTGTGGTAGATCTCACCGGTGCGCGGGTTGTAGATGTCGAAGACCATGACGAGGGTCTTCGCCTCGCGGAACGGGTCGAGGAACCCCGTCGACACATCCGGGATCAGCTGCATGTCCGATTCGTGGATGTTCGCGAATCCCCGGATCGAGGAGCCGTCGAACAGCTGGCCGACCGTGAAGAACTCCTCATCGACGGTGGAGGCCGGGATGTTGAAGTGCTGCTGCACGCCAGGAAGGTCCGTGAACCGGATGTCGAGGAACTTGACGTCCTCGTCCTTGATGAACTTCAGCACCTCGGATGAATCTTTGAACATGAAGACTCCAGAGGTAGGGCATTCGGGAACGCCCGCGCACGGCGCGGACTTGCTGGCACGCTATCGGCAGGGGATTGCCCGGCAGTGTCACCTATGTTTCCGGCATGTTACGGGCGGCTGGATACGCTGGAGCGTGTGACACAGAGCGCACAGGACTATCCGGGCGAGCGCCTCGGGCTGCCCCGCGAGGGCAGCGGATCCATCGGACGACTCGGCCGCCGCGTGGGCGCGCTGTTCGTCGACTACGGAGCGGCGTACCTCATCTCGGGTTTC comes from Microbacterium cremeum and encodes:
- the glnA gene encoding type I glutamate--ammonia ligase; translated protein: MFKDSSEVLKFIKDEDVKFLDIRFTDLPGVQQHFNIPASTVDEEFFTVGQLFDGSSIRGFANIHESDMQLIPDVSTGFLDPFREAKTLVMVFDIYNPRTGEIYHKDPRQVAKKAEKYLASTGIADTAFFAPEAEFYIFDDVRYEVKQNSSFYSVDSEEGAWNSGRVEDGGNLANKTPYKGGYFPVSPVDKTADLRDDISLRLIESGLHLERAHHEVGTGGQQEINYRFDTMVHAADDILKFKYIVKNVANEWGKVATFMPKPLFGDNGSGMHTHQSLWLDGKPLFFDEKGYAQLSDTARWYIGGLLAHAPAVLAFTNPTLNSYKRLVKGYEAPVNLVYSAGNRSAAIRIPITGSNPKAKRIEFRAPDSSGNPYLAFAAQLMAGIDGIINRIEPHEPVDKDLYELPPEEAKNIPQVPNSLLDSLEALRADQEFLTRGNVFTPELIETWIEYKIENEIQPINARPHPFEYELYFGV